A part of bacterium genomic DNA contains:
- a CDS encoding biopolymer transporter ExbD yields the protein MARQRRLNGFQAGELNLTAMIDVAFQLLAFFILTAHPVDVMANLNVYRPMAEEGGQGISAIRVTVFPGGYTVNGAAMSLTTLSEKLGRLSRIDKSQTILIQCTSESQHGQLVGFLDVCARLGLTNLSVVSSGGS from the coding sequence ATGGCCAGGCAACGCAGACTCAATGGGTTTCAGGCAGGCGAGCTTAATCTCACGGCGATGATTGACGTGGCGTTTCAATTATTGGCCTTTTTTATCCTCACCGCCCACCCCGTCGACGTAATGGCGAATCTGAATGTATACCGTCCCATGGCCGAGGAGGGGGGGCAAGGAATCTCAGCGATCCGGGTCACCGTGTTCCCTGGCGGGTATACGGTCAATGGGGCCGCCATGTCGCTGACGACCCTCTCCGAAAAACTGGGACGGCTGTCCCGCATCGATAAGTCGCAAACCATTCTCATCCAATGCACTAGCGAATCTCAGCATGGCCAACTGGTGGGCTTCCTGGATGTGTGCGCCCGACTCGGTTTGACGAATCTTTCAGTGGTCAGTTCCGGCGGGAGCTGA
- a CDS encoding TetR/AcrR family transcriptional regulator: MDDEPDPRTEGRASRRATKTRNRLLDAALYIFNTKGIEGCAIEDITESADVGKGTFYRHFMDKLDILRTLLDLAADDLIGRLPPADAPALSYEDRITQLFNAHVTFLAERSDLFFVFLQGQTMVATRSSALPGLQPPFARYIAELERRVTPVLPVPPDAGEARRMAVTISALICGNITVGMSILSSKHDVINTLELARQSWLVGTSQRLRCAV, encoded by the coding sequence ATGGACGACGAACCAGACCCTAGAACTGAGGGCAGAGCATCGCGAAGGGCCACCAAAACCCGGAACCGATTGCTGGACGCTGCCCTCTATATCTTCAATACCAAAGGGATTGAAGGTTGCGCAATTGAAGATATCACCGAAAGTGCTGATGTGGGTAAAGGCACCTTTTATCGCCATTTCATGGACAAACTGGATATTCTCCGGACCCTTCTTGATCTGGCGGCCGATGACCTGATCGGGCGACTGCCGCCTGCGGATGCTCCTGCGCTCTCCTATGAAGACCGGATTACCCAGCTTTTCAATGCGCATGTTACCTTCCTGGCCGAGCGCTCAGACCTGTTTTTCGTTTTTTTACAAGGGCAAACGATGGTCGCCACCCGCTCATCCGCCCTGCCGGGGCTTCAACCCCCGTTCGCCCGCTACATTGCCGAATTGGAACGGCGCGTCACGCCGGTCCTTCCGGTTCCTCCTGACGCCGGTGAAGCCCGGCGCATGGCCGTGACCATCAGCGCCCTGATTTGCGGCAACATTACCGTAGGCATGTCCATTTTAAGCAGCAAACATGACGTGATCAACACCCTTGAACTGGCACGACAGTCGTGGCTGGTCGGCACGTCGCAACGACTGAGGTGCGCCGTGTAG
- a CDS encoding GrpB family protein: MIGLKPGTVKLSHYTTLWQKRYRAEARRLIRYTAGAGYQLEHIGSTAIHGLDAKPIIDLAMMIPSLHHLSRWIKRLEDAGYNYKGEYGLPGRHFFTRGTPVTHHLHLVAKGSEHWMNWIVFRDFLRTHPEEAEKYNALKQALAKKYSHNRDAYTQAKTPLVTQILAKALKRQKKH; the protein is encoded by the coding sequence ATGATTGGCCTCAAACCTGGCACAGTTAAACTGAGCCATTACACCACCCTCTGGCAAAAACGCTATCGGGCTGAAGCCCGGCGCCTGATCCGTTATACCGCAGGAGCCGGTTATCAACTCGAGCATATCGGCAGCACCGCCATTCACGGACTGGATGCCAAGCCGATCATTGATCTGGCGATGATGATTCCCAGCCTGCATCACCTCTCGCGCTGGATCAAAAGACTTGAAGACGCCGGCTATAACTACAAAGGGGAATATGGACTTCCCGGCCGACATTTTTTCACACGTGGGACCCCCGTGACGCATCATCTGCATCTCGTAGCCAAAGGCAGCGAACACTGGATGAACTGGATTGTTTTCAGGGATTTTCTGCGCACCCACCCTGAAGAAGCGGAAAAATACAATGCCCTCAAACAGGCTCTGGCAAAAAAATACAGCCATAACCGTGACGCCTATACTCAGGCCAAAACCCCTCTGGTCACGCAAATCCTCGCCAAAGCGTTGAAAAGGCAAAAAAAACATTAA
- a CDS encoding UDP-glucuronic acid decarboxylase family protein: MKTLTSKRILVTGGAGFVGSHLCETLLAQGHEVICVDNYFTGSKANIAHLLTNPYFELMRHDVTFPLYVEVDEIYNMACPASPVHYQYDPVQTTKTSVHGAINMLGLAKRVRAKILQASTSEVYGDPHVHPQREDYWGHVNPIGIRSCYDEGKRCAETLFFDYHRQNKVRIKVARIFNTYGPRMHPHDGRVVSNFIVQALRNDPITIYGDGRQTRSFCFVNDLVSGLMSLMNSSDDVTGPINLGNPGEFTMLELAEKVIAFSGSKSKLNFMPLPADDPKQRQPDITLAKNVLNWQPTIALDEGLTRTITYFRDLLSRS; the protein is encoded by the coding sequence ATGAAAACACTGACATCCAAACGCATTCTAGTCACCGGCGGCGCCGGGTTTGTAGGATCCCATCTGTGCGAAACGCTTCTGGCGCAGGGACACGAAGTGATTTGTGTTGATAATTATTTCACCGGCTCAAAGGCCAATATTGCGCATCTCCTGACCAATCCTTATTTCGAATTGATGCGACATGACGTCACCTTTCCGCTCTATGTTGAGGTAGATGAAATTTACAACATGGCCTGCCCTGCCTCGCCCGTTCATTATCAATATGATCCCGTGCAAACCACCAAGACCAGCGTGCATGGGGCCATCAATATGCTCGGACTCGCCAAGCGCGTGCGGGCCAAAATCCTGCAGGCCTCCACCAGCGAAGTCTATGGCGACCCCCATGTCCACCCGCAACGAGAGGACTACTGGGGCCATGTCAATCCCATTGGAATCCGTTCCTGTTATGACGAAGGTAAGCGTTGCGCGGAAACCCTGTTCTTTGACTATCACCGCCAGAACAAGGTGCGTATCAAAGTGGCGCGAATTTTCAACACCTACGGACCCCGCATGCATCCCCATGACGGACGGGTCGTCTCCAACTTTATCGTACAGGCCCTGCGCAATGATCCCATCACCATTTACGGGGATGGACGACAGACCCGCTCGTTCTGCTTTGTGAATGATCTGGTCAGCGGCCTGATGAGCCTCATGAACTCGTCGGATGACGTGACCGGTCCGATCAACCTGGGTAATCCCGGCGAATTCACCATGCTGGAATTGGCTGAAAAGGTCATCGCGTTCTCAGGTTCTAAATCCAAGCTCAACTTCATGCCCCTGCCCGCCGATGATCCCAAGCAGCGGCAGCCGGATATCACCTTGGCCAAGAACGTGCTCAACTGGCAACCCACCATCGCACTAGATGAGGGACTGACCCGGACGATCACCTATTTCAGAGATCTGCTGAGTCGCAGTTGA
- a CDS encoding NAD(P)/FAD-dependent oxidoreductase gives MRIQIQQVSVPLIYEDDVILQRVSRKIGCSPSDLSHLQILRRSLDARPRNPEPVFVLSVAVDLSLAALPKEAHLPSIEILTPLTPPVRLPPHPRPSGTPRPIVVGAGPAGLMAAYTLAMAGARPLLIERGEEATARGARVARFWNDGTLDPESNALYGEGGAGLFSDGKLTARSKERGRIREFMELLHACGASDSVLIDAEPHVGSDLLLEIVPRIRQRIIDAGGEVRFGARLDNVILENGRLHGVIINGQATPCEVCVLAVGHSARDVYAVLARAGVALSPKPFAVGIRLELPQATIDKAQYGRFAGSPLLGAASFRLTRREEHGLRACYSFCMCPGGKVISCASEPGRLTTNGMSYSKRSLAMGNAAFLVPVGPADYAAHEIPALAGLVFQQKLEEAAFTAAGGQYLVPATRLVDFLAGKAPKTLPDQRSCPRSVPVEFRKILPDFVTRTLTSAIPPMLKELNGSRLDEVLLYAPETRSSSPLWITRNPEGESINTPGLYPAGEGAGYAGGIVSSALDGMRAGEKIVES, from the coding sequence ATGAGAATTCAAATTCAACAAGTGTCGGTTCCCCTCATCTATGAGGACGACGTCATCCTGCAACGTGTCAGCCGGAAAATAGGGTGCTCCCCCTCTGATCTCTCCCATCTCCAGATTCTCCGCCGCTCACTGGATGCCCGGCCGCGCAACCCGGAACCGGTGTTCGTCCTCTCGGTAGCCGTTGACCTCAGTCTGGCGGCGCTCCCCAAAGAGGCGCATCTTCCCAGCATTGAGATCCTCACCCCTCTCACCCCGCCCGTCCGCCTTCCCCCGCACCCCCGACCCTCTGGTACCCCCCGCCCCATTGTCGTGGGGGCCGGCCCAGCCGGCCTGATGGCGGCGTACACGCTGGCGATGGCCGGAGCCCGCCCGCTTTTGATTGAACGCGGGGAGGAGGCCACCGCCCGCGGCGCCAGGGTGGCACGTTTCTGGAATGACGGGACCTTGGACCCGGAAAGTAATGCTCTCTACGGCGAAGGCGGGGCCGGACTGTTTTCGGACGGGAAACTCACCGCCCGCAGCAAGGAACGGGGCCGGATCCGGGAGTTCATGGAACTGCTCCACGCCTGCGGCGCCAGCGACTCCGTGCTGATTGACGCTGAACCCCATGTGGGAAGCGACCTCCTGCTGGAGATTGTGCCCCGGATACGCCAGCGCATTATTGACGCAGGCGGCGAGGTCCGCTTCGGGGCGCGGTTGGACAACGTGATTCTCGAGAATGGGCGCCTTCACGGGGTGATCATCAATGGGCAGGCCACGCCTTGTGAGGTCTGTGTATTGGCGGTCGGTCATAGTGCCCGGGATGTGTATGCCGTGCTGGCCCGGGCGGGGGTGGCGCTTTCACCCAAGCCGTTTGCCGTCGGGATCCGGTTGGAATTGCCACAAGCCACGATTGACAAGGCCCAGTACGGACGTTTTGCGGGGAGCCCGTTACTCGGTGCCGCCAGCTTCCGGCTGACCCGGCGCGAGGAACACGGACTCCGGGCCTGTTACAGTTTTTGCATGTGTCCGGGCGGCAAGGTGATCAGTTGCGCTTCGGAACCCGGCCGGTTGACCACCAATGGCATGAGCTATTCCAAGCGCTCATTGGCCATGGGGAATGCCGCCTTTCTCGTTCCCGTCGGGCCGGCCGATTATGCCGCGCATGAAATCCCGGCGCTAGCGGGGCTGGTCTTCCAACAGAAACTCGAAGAGGCGGCCTTTACGGCCGCCGGCGGCCAGTATCTCGTCCCCGCCACCCGGCTCGTTGATTTTCTGGCTGGCAAAGCCCCGAAGACACTGCCCGATCAGCGATCCTGTCCCCGCTCGGTCCCAGTTGAGTTCCGTAAAATCCTCCCCGACTTTGTCACCCGCACGTTGACCTCGGCCATTCCCCCCATGCTCAAGGAGCTGAACGGGAGCAGACTGGATGAAGTGCTGCTGTATGCCCCCGAGACCCGCAGTTCAAGTCCGCTCTGGATCACACGGAATCCCGAGGGGGAATCCATCAATACCCCGGGCTTGTATCCCGCAGGCGAAGGGGCGGGCTATGCCGGCGGCATCGTCAGCTCAGCCCTGGATGGAATGCGGGCGGGAGAAAAGATAGTTGAAAGTTGA
- the thiH gene encoding 2-iminoacetate synthase ThiH, with the protein MQGLPAELDPSAWLSLAHAASELDVRRALAASSPTEADFAALVSPAAGGLLEELAQRAKRLTESHFGRTISLYAPLYLSDYCPGGCAYCGFAADRTQPRSRLTPAQMLNEFAALKAMGFEEVLLLTGERSPKADFAYLRDAVAAAANHFSAVTVEAFPMTTAEYRGLAEVGCVGVTLYQETYEPVQYEALHRWGPKRDYPNRLDAPARVLAAGIRQVGLGALLGISDPMFDTLALFRHARALRRKYWQSGVTISFPRVCPQEGGYQPPFPVDERLLARIIFAFRICMPDVPLNMSTRESARFRDGIAGVGVSKMSIASRTTVGGYGDPASSPDGQFQVNDNRDVETFFTALRAKGLEPVFKNWDRIYSGIETRKL; encoded by the coding sequence ATGCAGGGGCTTCCGGCAGAGTTGGATCCGTCCGCCTGGTTGTCCCTTGCCCATGCGGCCTCCGAATTGGATGTGCGGCGGGCACTGGCCGCCTCGTCCCCGACGGAAGCGGATTTTGCCGCGCTGGTGTCTCCCGCCGCCGGGGGACTGTTGGAAGAGCTCGCGCAGCGGGCGAAGCGGTTGACGGAAAGTCATTTTGGACGGACCATCTCCCTCTATGCCCCCCTTTACCTCTCCGATTACTGCCCCGGTGGCTGTGCCTATTGCGGGTTTGCCGCCGACCGCACCCAGCCGCGGAGCCGGTTGACTCCCGCCCAGATGCTGAATGAATTCGCGGCACTTAAGGCGATGGGCTTTGAGGAGGTGCTGTTGCTCACCGGGGAGCGTTCCCCCAAGGCCGATTTCGCCTATCTGCGTGACGCCGTGGCGGCAGCGGCCAACCATTTTTCAGCCGTCACCGTTGAAGCGTTCCCCATGACCACTGCCGAGTATCGCGGCCTGGCCGAGGTCGGCTGTGTCGGCGTGACGCTGTATCAGGAAACCTATGAACCGGTTCAATATGAGGCCCTGCACCGCTGGGGCCCCAAGCGTGATTATCCCAACCGGCTGGACGCGCCCGCCCGGGTGTTGGCGGCGGGAATCCGTCAGGTTGGCCTGGGCGCGCTCCTGGGGATCAGCGACCCTATGTTTGATACACTGGCCCTGTTCCGCCATGCCCGCGCCTTGCGCCGGAAATACTGGCAATCCGGGGTGACGATTTCCTTTCCGCGGGTGTGTCCCCAGGAGGGGGGCTATCAGCCCCCATTCCCGGTGGATGAGCGGCTTCTGGCCCGGATCATTTTCGCTTTCAGAATTTGCATGCCGGATGTGCCCTTGAATATGTCCACCCGCGAAAGCGCCAGATTCCGAGACGGAATTGCCGGGGTCGGGGTTTCCAAAATGAGTATTGCCAGCCGGACCACCGTGGGCGGCTATGGGGATCCTGCCTCGTCGCCCGACGGTCAGTTTCAAGTGAATGACAACCGCGATGTAGAGACGTTCTTTACTGCGTTGCGGGCCAAAGGACTGGAACCGGTGTTCAAGAATTGGGACCGGATCTATTCCGGAATCGAAACACGGAAATTATGA
- the thrS gene encoding threonine--tRNA ligase → MEEVIHLDLETLRHSTAHVMAAAICRLYENVQLDIGPAIDSGFYYDFDLSKRLTPEDFPAIEAEMARIVAANLPFERMEMDRAQAEAALKAKGQRYKLERLNDIPAGETISFYRCGDFLDLCRGPHLASTGELKAFKLLSVAGSYFRGIETNPMLQRVYGMVALSQADLDAQMLQQEEALKRDHRKLGKELDLFSIQEDVGPGLVHWHPKGARVRSIIEDYWRQEHFKGGYELLYTPHIGRAGLWETSGHLGFYAENMYAPMKVDDVSYYAKPMNCPFHIQIYKSHKRSYRDLPLRWAEMGTVYRYEKTGVLHGLLRVRGFTQDDAHIFCTPDQIVDEIKRTVAFALQIWRSFGFTEITAYLATKPAKAVGEPARWEQATESLKQALEAEHIPFVLDEGGGAFYGPKIDLKVKDAIGREWQMSTIQFDFNLPERFELAYHGDDGKEHRPYMVHRALLGSLERFFGVLIEHYAGAFPLWLAPEQVRVLPINDKVLPAAEALAATLNQELFRVAVDRSSDKLGAKIRNAQMDKIPYMLILGAREAEAGLVSVRSRTAGDLGTMKVEELVGMLREEVVSKAVGCKRGAPESPVTRR, encoded by the coding sequence TTGGAAGAGGTAATACACTTGGATTTAGAAACTCTGCGCCATAGTACGGCGCATGTCATGGCCGCTGCCATTTGCCGGCTGTATGAGAACGTCCAGTTGGACATCGGACCAGCTATCGACAGCGGGTTCTATTACGATTTCGATCTCTCGAAACGTCTTACTCCTGAGGATTTTCCTGCCATCGAGGCCGAAATGGCCCGGATCGTGGCTGCCAATCTTCCGTTTGAACGGATGGAAATGGATCGCGCCCAGGCGGAGGCCGCGTTGAAGGCCAAGGGCCAGCGTTATAAGCTGGAGCGGCTGAATGACATTCCGGCAGGGGAGACCATCAGCTTCTACCGGTGTGGTGATTTCCTCGACTTGTGCCGCGGCCCTCATCTGGCCAGTACAGGCGAACTGAAGGCGTTCAAACTCCTGTCCGTGGCCGGATCCTATTTCCGCGGGATCGAGACCAATCCGATGCTCCAGCGCGTCTACGGGATGGTGGCCTTGTCCCAGGCGGATCTCGATGCGCAGATGCTTCAACAGGAAGAGGCGCTGAAGCGGGATCACCGGAAATTAGGTAAAGAGCTGGATCTCTTCAGTATCCAGGAGGATGTCGGACCGGGGTTGGTCCATTGGCATCCCAAAGGCGCCCGTGTCCGCTCGATCATTGAGGACTATTGGCGCCAGGAGCATTTCAAGGGCGGTTACGAGTTGCTCTATACCCCGCATATCGGGCGGGCCGGCCTGTGGGAGACCTCGGGCCATCTGGGCTTCTACGCGGAGAATATGTATGCGCCCATGAAGGTGGATGACGTGTCCTATTACGCCAAGCCCATGAATTGCCCGTTCCATATCCAGATCTACAAGAGTCATAAACGCTCCTATCGCGACCTGCCGTTGCGTTGGGCGGAGATGGGAACGGTCTACCGCTACGAGAAGACGGGCGTGTTGCACGGCCTGTTGCGGGTGCGGGGCTTTACCCAGGACGATGCCCATATTTTCTGCACCCCGGATCAGATCGTGGATGAAATCAAGCGGACGGTGGCTTTTGCCCTCCAGATCTGGCGTTCATTCGGGTTCACCGAAATCACCGCGTACCTGGCGACCAAGCCTGCCAAGGCCGTGGGCGAACCCGCCCGCTGGGAGCAGGCCACCGAATCCCTCAAACAGGCCCTCGAAGCGGAACACATTCCCTTCGTCCTCGATGAGGGGGGCGGCGCCTTTTACGGGCCCAAGATCGACTTGAAGGTCAAGGATGCCATCGGCCGGGAATGGCAGATGAGCACCATCCAGTTTGACTTTAATCTGCCGGAGCGCTTTGAACTGGCCTATCACGGCGATGACGGGAAAGAGCATCGCCCCTACATGGTGCACCGGGCACTCCTGGGTAGTCTGGAACGGTTCTTCGGGGTGTTGATTGAGCACTATGCCGGGGCGTTTCCGTTATGGCTGGCACCGGAACAGGTCCGGGTGCTGCCCATCAATGATAAGGTGCTTCCGGCGGCGGAGGCCTTGGCGGCGACCCTGAACCAGGAGTTATTCCGGGTGGCGGTCGACCGGAGCTCCGACAAACTGGGCGCGAAGATCCGTAACGCCCAGATGGATAAGATTCCCTATATGTTGATCTTGGGTGCCCGTGAGGCGGAGGCCGGCCTGGTCTCGGTCCGGAGCCGGACGGCCGGGGACCTGGGTACGATGAAAGTTGAAGAGTTGGTTGGCATGCTGCGCGAGGAAGTGGTGAGCAAAGCCGTTGGTTGTAAACGAGGGGCCCCAGAAAGCCCCGTAACAAGGAGGTAG
- the thiS gene encoding sulfur carrier protein ThiS has protein sequence MTIIVNGQTHEHKGGGTLDSLLQELGANPAAVALMLNEQMIPRAERASIVINTGDRVEILSFMGGG, from the coding sequence ATGACTATTATAGTGAATGGACAAACGCATGAACATAAGGGGGGGGGCACGTTGGATTCCCTCCTGCAGGAGCTGGGAGCCAATCCAGCGGCGGTGGCGCTCATGCTGAACGAACAGATGATCCCTAGAGCTGAACGCGCCAGCATTGTAATCAACACCGGGGATCGTGTCGAAATACTCTCATTTATGGGCGGGGGCTGA
- a CDS encoding thiazole synthase, with product MNSDKTFKLGGQAFESRLLVGTGKFSSVEVMLAAIKASGAQLVTVALRRFNRERPSDDLLGPLIKLGVTLVPNTSGARNASEAVRAAMLGRELSRSRFVKVEIHPNPHHLMPDPIETYEACRQLAKEGFIVLPYMPADPVLAKRLEDVGCAAVMPLGSAIGSGHGLSTAEMVKLIIADSGIPVIVDAGIRSPSEAATSMEMGCSAVLVNSAIAAAGDPVAMASAFAMAVKAGTLARQAGLMAQSGQAVATSPLTSFLSGDQV from the coding sequence ATGAATAGCGACAAAACATTCAAGTTGGGTGGGCAGGCGTTTGAGTCCCGATTGCTGGTAGGCACGGGAAAATTCTCATCTGTTGAGGTGATGCTGGCCGCGATCAAGGCGTCGGGCGCGCAATTGGTGACGGTGGCGTTGCGCCGGTTTAACCGGGAACGTCCGTCGGATGACTTGTTGGGGCCCCTCATCAAACTGGGCGTGACGTTGGTTCCCAATACCTCCGGAGCCCGTAATGCCTCGGAAGCGGTGCGGGCGGCCATGCTGGGTCGTGAACTCTCCAGGAGCCGGTTTGTGAAAGTGGAAATTCATCCCAACCCGCATCATCTGATGCCGGATCCGATCGAGACCTATGAGGCCTGCCGACAACTGGCCAAAGAGGGATTTATCGTGTTGCCCTATATGCCGGCTGATCCCGTGCTGGCCAAGCGTCTGGAGGATGTGGGATGTGCGGCGGTGATGCCGCTGGGTTCGGCCATTGGGTCAGGCCATGGCTTATCCACTGCGGAAATGGTCAAGTTGATTATCGCGGATAGCGGGATCCCGGTCATTGTGGATGCCGGCATCCGGTCTCCTTCCGAAGCGGCGACGTCCATGGAGATGGGCTGCAGTGCGGTGCTCGTCAATAGCGCGATTGCCGCCGCGGGTGATCCTGTGGCCATGGCGTCCGCTTTTGCCATGGCGGTCAAGGCGGGTACGCTGGCCCGGCAGGCCGGCCTCATGGCTCAGAGCGGACAGGCCGTAGCCACCAGTCCCCTGACGTCGTTCCTGTCCGGGGATCAGGTGTGA
- the thiE gene encoding thiamine phosphate synthase, whose translation MSGLHAERMERFRAAGLYLVTSQALSAGRSTGEIVSAALAGGVKLIQLREKEMPLREYLKLAEQVRVMTASAGCLLMINDRVDVALAVGADGVHLGQDDFPIPAARRLAPELIIGASTHTVEEALLAQNEGASYINIGPIYPTGTKVWEGEYLGLEGLRTIAAVARVPFTVMGGIKQSHFPGLIQAGARIIALVTAVTAAPDPEAATRALMREVASSKLKVES comes from the coding sequence ATGAGTGGATTGCATGCAGAGCGGATGGAACGGTTCCGGGCGGCGGGGCTTTACCTGGTTACCTCGCAGGCGTTGTCGGCGGGGCGGAGCACCGGCGAGATTGTGAGCGCGGCCCTGGCCGGCGGGGTGAAACTGATTCAACTCAGGGAAAAGGAGATGCCGTTGCGCGAGTATCTGAAGCTGGCGGAACAGGTCAGGGTCATGACGGCATCTGCCGGCTGCCTCCTGATGATCAATGACCGCGTGGATGTGGCGCTGGCCGTCGGAGCGGATGGCGTTCATCTGGGGCAGGATGATTTCCCCATTCCTGCGGCCCGGCGTCTGGCCCCTGAGTTGATCATCGGGGCTTCGACTCATACCGTCGAGGAGGCGCTGCTGGCCCAGAACGAAGGGGCGTCCTATATCAATATCGGGCCGATTTATCCCACGGGCACCAAGGTCTGGGAGGGCGAGTATCTTGGTCTGGAAGGGCTTCGCACTATTGCCGCCGTGGCGCGGGTGCCGTTTACGGTAATGGGGGGAATTAAGCAGAGTCATTTCCCCGGCCTCATCCAGGCGGGGGCCCGCATCATCGCTCTGGTTACTGCCGTGACCGCCGCCCCGGATCCGGAAGCCGCCACGCGGGCGTTGATGAGGGAAGTTGCGAGTTCAAAGTTGAAAGTTGAAAGTTAA
- a CDS encoding response regulator, translating to MSKGFQSPVNLAFRLESLTQSLAKLEAQPSAESENEARRLVTLLRASSEFRGMDSLLAAARTTEQASSRDFVAKLQELIAELQRAIELAPSHPGIILIVSSDKNYTARLQESLKAQNLEALVADSPRVARELLAGSPVAFCIVDIVLADLDGRSFIADLRTHPATAALPVIAITPSPSEAHGHTPFAVTGADSIFSKSTALEDVANYLTLRLKRSHMKGLQARRDQVTGLPNRAACHEIFRQLQRSIQVNDPLAFVLVGIHQFSAKSTHCSSFACDELIRKMGAILSSALRATDVVARWGASEFAILLTGEDHFGATKAIEKLLPNLSGLTLTTETGSILPITACAGITINDSRTSIEDAALRAESHLFMAYSDSDAPSGGQQIVSDAAPISHREEPVALCLTNPGMAKVIKQILERETFRVEIFPDTESVFQRTTQTPFSLLILDDELPGESGFKLLQQLNAQANTSNLGTMMMISRQSSIERVMKLGANDYFLKPPTMPEFLSQIRRVISHNSSVNSSPAITIMIADHEFPQLLLAGTTLHQLGTCQILLAKGAADTLQRLKTSHPEYLILNPLMPHISLTEFLKQVGYMEWLKHTKIILATPVPTDPLPASDRPLLGAISRPFKPVTLLEELHRLIPALPKNAKGRTPTDPRLLELEIQRILALSV from the coding sequence ATGAGCAAAGGTTTTCAATCGCCTGTCAATCTGGCCTTTCGACTGGAAAGCCTGACCCAGTCACTGGCTAAGCTGGAGGCCCAGCCTTCCGCTGAATCTGAAAATGAAGCGCGCCGGTTGGTGACCCTCTTACGTGCCTCCAGCGAATTTCGCGGCATGGATTCCCTGCTTGCCGCCGCCCGGACGACGGAACAAGCCTCCTCCCGTGATTTTGTCGCCAAACTACAGGAGCTGATTGCGGAACTCCAACGGGCCATTGAACTCGCCCCCAGCCATCCCGGCATCATCCTGATTGTGTCATCCGACAAAAATTATACCGCCCGTCTGCAGGAATCCTTGAAGGCCCAGAACCTTGAGGCACTCGTGGCAGACTCTCCGCGCGTGGCGCGGGAACTCCTCGCGGGTTCCCCGGTCGCCTTCTGTATTGTCGACATCGTTCTGGCCGATCTGGACGGCCGGTCGTTCATCGCCGACTTACGCACGCATCCGGCGACTGCGGCCCTGCCGGTAATCGCCATCACGCCGAGCCCTTCCGAAGCCCACGGCCATACGCCGTTTGCTGTAACGGGTGCAGACAGTATCTTCTCAAAGAGCACCGCCCTTGAGGATGTCGCCAATTACCTGACACTGCGACTCAAACGGAGCCACATGAAAGGGTTGCAGGCGCGGCGCGATCAGGTCACCGGCCTCCCCAACCGCGCCGCCTGTCATGAAATTTTCCGTCAGCTTCAACGGTCAATTCAGGTTAATGACCCACTCGCTTTTGTCCTGGTCGGGATCCACCAGTTTTCCGCCAAGAGTACCCACTGTTCCTCCTTTGCCTGCGACGAACTCATCAGGAAAATGGGAGCCATCCTGTCTTCCGCGCTCCGGGCCACCGATGTCGTCGCACGCTGGGGGGCATCGGAATTCGCCATTCTCCTGACCGGGGAGGATCATTTCGGGGCGACGAAGGCCATTGAAAAATTACTGCCGAACCTTTCAGGCCTGACCCTCACCACCGAAACGGGGAGCATTCTCCCCATCACCGCCTGCGCGGGCATTACCATTAATGACTCCCGCACCTCGATTGAAGATGCCGCCCTCCGGGCCGAAAGCCACCTGTTCATGGCCTACAGTGATAGCGACGCCCCTTCGGGCGGTCAGCAGATTGTGTCGGACGCCGCCCCTATCTCCCACCGCGAAGAACCCGTGGCACTCTGCCTGACGAATCCAGGCATGGCCAAGGTGATCAAGCAGATTCTCGAGCGGGAAACGTTTCGTGTGGAAATTTTCCCCGACACCGAAAGCGTCTTTCAGCGCACCACGCAAACCCCGTTCAGCCTGCTCATTCTGGATGACGAACTTCCCGGGGAAAGCGGCTTCAAGTTGCTGCAACAGCTGAACGCGCAGGCCAATACCAGTAACCTGGGTACCATGATGATGATCAGCCGGCAGAGCAGCATTGAGCGCGTCATGAAACTGGGGGCGAATGATTATTTCCTCAAGCCGCCCACCATGCCGGAATTTCTCAGCCAGATCAGGCGGGTCATCAGCCACAACAGTTCCGTCAATTCCAGTCCGGCGATCACGATCATGATTGCCGATCACGAATTCCCCCAGTTATTGCTGGCAGGGACCACCCTCCACCAATTGGGAACCTGCCAGATTCTGCTGGCCAAGGGGGCGGCGGACACCCTGCAGCGGCTCAAAACCTCACATCCTGAATATCTGATCCTGAACCCCCTGATGCCCCACATCAGCCTGACCGAGTTCTTAAAACAAGTCGGTTACATGGAGTGGTTGAAACACACCAAAATTATCCTGGCCACTCCTGTGCCAACGGACCCGCTCCCCGCTTCCGACCGCCCCCTGCTGGGCGCCATCTCGCGCCCCTTCAAGCCGGTCACGCTGCTTGAGGAATTGCATCGCCTGATTCCGGCCCTCCCCAAAAACGCAAAAGGGCGTACTCCCACCGATCCCCGCCTGCTGGAACTTGAAATTCAAAGAATTCTGGCTCTCTCCGTGTAA